The Mesorhizobium sp. AR10 genome includes the window CCACTGACATCAACCATCTTGGCCATGGCCGGCATCGTGCCGGCCATGGGTTCCGTTTAACTCATTCAAAAGACCAAGCGCTGGAGTGCCAAAAGAATGGCCGGAAATTTCTCGTTCGATCAGTTGAAGAAAGCGGTCTCCAGCGGTGAGATCGACACGGTGCTGGCCTGCATCGTCGACTTGCAGGGCCGGCTCGCGGGAAAGCGATTCCTGGCACAGTATTTCGTCGATTCCGCCCATGACGAGACGCATGGCTGCAATTATCTGCTGGCCGCCGACATCGATATGGAACCAGTGCCCGGCTACAAGGCGGCGAGCTGGTCGAAGGGCTATGGCGACTTCGTCATGAAGCCGGATCTGGCGACGCTGCGGCGCATTCCATGGCTGGAAAAGACGGCATTGGTGATCTGCGACGTGCTCGACCACCACACCCATGACGACCTGCCGCATTCGCCGCGCGCCATCCTGCGGAAGCAGGTCAAGCGCCTGAAGGAGCGCGGCTACATCGGCTATTTCGCCTCCGAACTCGAATTCTATCTGTTCAACGAGAGCTACGATTCCGCCCGCAAGAAGCACTGGCAGGGCCTAGACACTGCTTCGCCCTATATCGGCGATTATCAGATCGGCATCACCACCAAGGAAGAAGGCGTCATGCGCCGGCTACGCAACGAGATGGATGCGGCCGGTATTCCGATCGAGAATTCCAAGGGCGAGTGGGGGCCGGGCCAGGAAGAGATCAATGTCCGCTATGCCGAGGCGCTCGACATGGCCGACCGCCACGTCATCCTGAAGAACGGCGCCAAGGAAATCGCCGAGTCCGAAGGCAAGGCGATCTCCTTCATGTCCAAGTACAATTACGGGCTCGCCGGCAATTCCAGCCACATCCACAATTCGCTGTGGAGCGCCGACGGCAAGACGCCGCTGTTCTTCGACAAGAAGGCTGACTGGACGCTGTCGACGCTCGGCCAGCAATGGGCGGCGGGGCAGCTCAAATATGCCAAGGAATTCACCTGGTTCCTGGCGCCCTACATCAACTCCTACAAGCGCTTCCAGGCCGGCACGTTCGCGCCGACCAAGATCATGTGGAGCGAGGACAACCGCACTGCCGGCTTCCGCCTGTGCGGCGAGGGCACCAAGGGGATCCGCATGGAATGTCGCATTGGTGGCGCCGACCTCAATCCGTATCTCGCCTTCGCAGCACTGATCGCGGCCGGTCTTGCCGGCATCGACGAAAAGCTGGAATTGCAGAAGCCCTTCGTCGGCGACGCCTATCAGGCGTCGCGCCTGCCGGAGATCCCGAAGACGCTGCGCGATGCCACCGAAACGCTGGCGAAGTCGAAGATGCTCAAGCAGGCGCTCGGTGAGGACGTGCTCGAACACTATGTCCACACCGCCAAGTGGGAGCAGTTCGAATACGACCGCCGGATTACGGATTGGGAACTGCACAGGGGTTTTGAGCGCTACTAAAGCTGTAATTAGCGTTGACTGCACCTAACTAAAGCTGCAATCTGGCTAAGTTAGGATTTCAGGGAGCGCGAAAAATGGGAAAGTATTCGCCTTTGCGTTCGTATCTCATGTCGCAGGCCGCCGAGCGGATTCCGATGTCGTTCGGCGACATCGAGAAGCTGCTTGGCGAGAAGCTGCCTGCGTCCAAGCAGTACCCGGCCTGGTGGAGCAACAACCCCAGCAACAATCCGATGACGAAGGAATGGCTGGCTGCGGGCTTCCAAACGGAGTCGGTCAACATTGCCGGCGAAAATCTGGTGTTTCGACGCGCCGTGGGGCATCCGGGCGGGTCGAAAGGTTTTGGTGAATCGGCGCAGGCCGAAATCAGCGGAACGCCATCGCGCCACCCGATCTTCGGCTGCATGAAGGGGACGCTTACGATCATTCCCGATGTCGATCTGACAGAGCCTGCCGATCCGGATTGGGACAAAGTCTATGAAGACTGAAAACCTTCTTCTGGATACGTGCGCGGTCATCTGGATATCGCAGGACGAGCCGATTGCCGATACGGCAATCAAGGCCATCGGCAAGGTTCCTCAGTCCGGCACGCTGAACGTGTCTGTCATGACGGCATGGGAAATGGGAATGCTGGTCTCCAAGGGTAGGTTGCCGTCGACAAAGACTCCCGAGCGCTGGTTCGATGAGTTCGTTCACGCGGCCGCCGTCGAAGTGGAAGGAGTTACTCCACGGATCCTCGCTGCTGCGTCCTATCTGCCTGGCACGGCGCACAACGATCCCATCGACAGGATTCTCATTGCCACTGCAAGAGAGCGCGATCTGACGATCATAACGCGAGACCGGGCCATCCTGGCTTATGCCGCCCAGGGCCACGTTCGAGCCATCGCCTGCTGAGAAGAGACAACTGGAGACGTTAATTGGAAACCGTGAAAATAAAATCGCCCATCGATGGTTCGATCTATGCCGAGCGGCCGATCGCCACCGATCAGGCCATCAACGCGGCGGTCGAGCGCGCCAAGGCGGCGCAAGAGAAATGGGCGCAGACACCGATCGTCGAACGCGGCAAATACATGCTTGCCATGCTGGAAGCG containing:
- a CDS encoding glutamine synthetase family protein is translated as MAGNFSFDQLKKAVSSGEIDTVLACIVDLQGRLAGKRFLAQYFVDSAHDETHGCNYLLAADIDMEPVPGYKAASWSKGYGDFVMKPDLATLRRIPWLEKTALVICDVLDHHTHDDLPHSPRAILRKQVKRLKERGYIGYFASELEFYLFNESYDSARKKHWQGLDTASPYIGDYQIGITTKEEGVMRRLRNEMDAAGIPIENSKGEWGPGQEEINVRYAEALDMADRHVILKNGAKEIAESEGKAISFMSKYNYGLAGNSSHIHNSLWSADGKTPLFFDKKADWTLSTLGQQWAAGQLKYAKEFTWFLAPYINSYKRFQAGTFAPTKIMWSEDNRTAGFRLCGEGTKGIRMECRIGGADLNPYLAFAALIAAGLAGIDEKLELQKPFVGDAYQASRLPEIPKTLRDATETLAKSKMLKQALGEDVLEHYVHTAKWEQFEYDRRITDWELHRGFERY
- a CDS encoding type II toxin-antitoxin system VapC family toxin — its product is MKTENLLLDTCAVIWISQDEPIADTAIKAIGKVPQSGTLNVSVMTAWEMGMLVSKGRLPSTKTPERWFDEFVHAAAVEVEGVTPRILAAASYLPGTAHNDPIDRILIATARERDLTIITRDRAILAYAAQGHVRAIAC